The window AAATGAGAGCAATTCTACACAAAATGCTCTATTCGGTAACTATATCACTAACAGTTTCCCTTTGTTTTTACCAGCATGCAAGTTTCGGGTTCACTGTGGATGGAAGGATCAACACATCATTCACTCGAAAGTGTTGTGCCTGTTCTTCGCCATACTGCAGAGAGGTCActgtttaaataataaaaaaacgaTAGAATCACGTATGGCTGATTCTTAGTCATCCGTATCATATCTATCCATGAAGTTTCAATTTATAACACTCCAACCAATGTTCTAACACAATTATCTTAATCAAACAGATCAATGCAAATTTTAATGTACTGGTTCTGTCATCAAACAGAGCCAATAGGGAAATTCATCTTCCAGATATTGGAGGCGACGATCCTTCGGTAAGTTTTTGCATTTCTTCACTTCAACTACTTAGAAGTATGACAACCATCTTCAATTAAACAGGTAATCTATGTTAAACCCGGACTTGAAGCCGATCTAGATTCATTGGTACGTGACACAATTAGGCTTACCACCTCAACCAAGGTGAGAAGTTGAATGCAAACATAATTAGCCTACTTATCAATAACTATTAATCTAAAAATACTGCCAAGATTCAATTGGAAGAAGTTAACAAAATAGCCTACCTCTTCCAGGACACTTGCTCAGAGATGTGTGAGAAATCTCAACCCACAGTGCAATGTAAGTGGTCAAGTGTCACTGACTCAAGATTCCACTTGCAATTAACATTGGGACTAATTGAGAAATGTTCATTGCAGATATTGGTGCACAGAACGCTGCATCTATAGACAAGAGGTGGTCCAGGCTTTTGGAGCTTAGAAAATCTAATTCATAGATAACGAgcaatatgtatatatattgatggTTGCTCATCTAGGCTTCCAAAAACATGACTGCCCATcggtaaaattaaattgtttactAGTTTCTAAGTCAATATCATAATGGAAAAGTGGTTCACACCTGCAACTGAAACTGGTTTTGCCTGATCACTTATATTTCTCCTTCAAGTAGTAGAAGACTAATAAGCAATTATCCATTTGACCAAACCATTCAACATAAGTTCAAAAATACATCCCGTAGTATATCAATCCTCCACCCCCACCccccaaataaaaaattcatatatcgGCAGCAAGGAAATTTCCAGATAGTGACACCTGCatgcagaaaagaaaaggaaaaaaaggaaggaaactTAGTAGTTAAGCAATTGCCAAGGCATATCAACTCCAGAGGCTGGAAGTTCAAATCCTCCCACTCTGTGATACATTATCCTCAAAACTATATCAAAATGGGAAGATAATCATAAAGATTCTGCCTACCTTCTCCCCAAGTTTAAATGCTGGTAGACCCTTGTATGGGCACGTACTGCACCGAAAAGCATCTCCCAGTCCACACTGCAAGTTGTATTAACGTTAACATGCAGAACAGAGGTACATCATTCATGGAAGAATGTCCATAAAAACACAAGGATAACCAACACTTGATGCcatttcataaatcataaagCAAAAGACTATCCATAAACAAAAAACTGCACTCGATGATAACTATgattccatttatttttttcttacgTTGCCACATGCAGATTGAGGATTTTCCAACAAATCTGAAGTCAATCCCAGTTTCTCTACTTTCTCCTCTGCTTCGGCCCTACCACAAGTGCAGTTCTTGCAAGCTTTCCTTGTGCTGCTAACTTCACAATCACCAACTGtgcaacaaattaaataatacaccGTAATCAATACCCACTAAATAAAATCACAGTTAAATTACTAGTTTAATCTCTACTTTCAAAGTGTCTATTAGATGCAAAAGTCTGAAATTTCAATCTTGTGTCTAATAAAGTTTCTAATATTTCCaattttatatgtaataaatctctaatatattaaaaagaaaaatttaaaactaatagaTGATTGATCTTTTAGgttaaaaaatgagttttatgTTTAGTACAACTCTAAAGTTACAATTTAAACATATgtgattttttaagaaaaaatatgtctAGGACCTATTTgatacaaaactaaaattggaGATCCTATTGGGGaaataaagttgaagtttAAGATCTATGAGATAATGGAACTTTAtggacaaaataaaaagtttaaaaatctGTTAGGTGATTTTTAAAGTTCAAGGACCTATTGGCACAAAATGAAAGCACAGACCTACGAGATATTTTTAAGAGTTCAATGATCGAATTGACAGACCTGAAAGTTAAGCAAATAACCTTGAACTTAcccaaatttaatatataatatatgtcaAGCCTTTCATTGTTTACCTGGTAGCTGAGGTTTCTTCAAATCCTCCGCAGTCAATAAACTATCTTCATCGATCAAATCAGAATCATCATCAAGCTGAATCTTTGGTAGAATTTTTGCAGGCTTCTTAATAGCAAAAGAGGAGCCAATTTTCCAAGAAGGTCTTTTGGCTCTTATCTATGTACAAAAAAGGAACACAACGATTATAAAATGTTACAAGAAGtcaaaacagaaataaacaaTGAATTTGGGAGAACAGATGAAAGTGAAAGTTGCACAATTAGAAAACAGATGCAAACACTCGGTCCAACTGAgaaatcacataaaaaaataaacagtcataattagatttaataaaaagaatgagagagagagagagagagagagctcCCTTGCCGCCGTCCTTCGTGTTGATGGCCTCCGACTATTCCTTTCCCTGCAACCTCCCGTCCTCACTGCTCTACCTACTTCCTCCGCTTCTCTCTCCATCCCCTACTGGTTCTACCCTCTCCGATCATCTCTCCACTGAACGACTATGGGGACATCAAAACGGACTTCGATAAAAATCGAAAACAAAGTCTTCTCTTGTGAGTTTGATTCGAACAGCAGAGGAAGGGTGATTCGCCTAACTGAAGCTCATTTGAACAAGTCTTATACCCTTTTAGGAGAGGAAACTCTTTTTGTTTGGCTGGTTGACTCCTTGGAGGAAGTTCTACAGACCCCGAAGTCCcaaaatttttttagaaagacaTTCTGTAATGGAGGGTTCACCTGGATTCAAAAAACGACAAACAAGAGAGGAAGCTTTTTGGAGATTTCGAAGGTGCTGAAGTCggggaaaaaaggaaacataGTGGTCCCAGCTGGTGTTGATTTAAAAGGCTGGGAAAGTTTTAGGTGCTTATTGCTCGACTTTTTGAATGCTGAAGTCAACTCTAGGGCCTTTCATTCTGAGAAGAAATTAACCCATAAGCCTTCTTTTGGAATCAGACCGGAAACTCATTATCAGCTTCGTCATCCTTTGCGAATCTCTAACCATGGAAAGCATCCAAGTGTAATTCTCAGTCAAGAGGAAGGCAGAAgcaaaggagaaaaaagagttAGAAAGATTTGCTGGGAGGATACACCGGTGGTCACTAAGCGCGATTTCCACGATGACTGGCAGAGGATTTTGGATGTCCTTCAGACTCAAACACAAAAAACCTTTATTATCAATCCGTTCCACGCTGACAAAGCTTTGCTCAAATGCCCTGATCAGACGATAGCTAGACTTCTCACGATGAACAAGGGCTGGGCTACCTATGGCCCTTTAACcttgaaaatggaaatgtGGGATCCAAAAAAACATGGGAGAATGTCGCTTGTTCCATCTTATGGAGGATGGATTAAACTAAGAAATTTTCCCCTGCATCTATGGAACGAGGAGGTGTTTAAGAGGGTTGGTGATAAGCTTGGAGGCTTCATTGAGTTTGCGGAAGAAAATTCGAGCCTCATTAACTGCTTGGAAGTGAATATCAAAGTTAGAGGGAATTATTGCGGCTTCATTCCGACAGATTTTGAGCTGATAGAAGGATCCGATTCTTATCTTGTGCAGGTGGCTTCCTTCCAAGATCCCAATCTTCTTATTGATAAAGTTGTCGGAATCTATGGATCCTTCTCGCCGGAACAAGCTGAGAATTTTTTCAAAGGTTCGGGCGGCCCGGATCCAAACCCGATTGATATTTGGCGTGTGGAGAGGCCGAACTCAAGGTTGGCAGTTTTCGCTTTTCAGAACTCTGAGATGGTGAGTATGGCGACAGAAGAAGCTGAAAATATCTGTCCTTCTCTGCAAACTGACGGAGACATTAGAGGAACTAATTCAAATTTACCGCCCAAGCAAACCCTAATGGATTTGACTAATAAATTGGGCTTGACCAATGAAATGGGACTCACTACGGATGTGGGCTTCCCTGATTTAAAAGGGAAAGGTATAGCAGTGGATGAAGTATTTACTCAAAAGCCCACCAACATTAAAAAGCAAACTGGGctttttattagagaaaattcCCAAGCTACCCGTGCCAACCAACCCCTTTTACTAAAATTACCCAAGCCCACCAAAATTAAGTTCgcagaaaaggaagaaattcgACCTTTCTTTAAAAACAGTGTGATTTGCTCCACAAACCAACCTGGAGGCTCTTCAACTTCAACGTCCATATCAGACCGCATTCATGGAGAAATAGATCCAACTTCGGACGTTTCTATTTCTAGCTCAGGCAGCCTCATCTCTGAAAACAAATTTGCTCCTCTTGAAGCTGAAGACGTGCAGCACATCTCGGATTTTTCCTCCGACGTCCAAAGACTCTTCCACGAGGTAAGCACCACGGAAAGAGGTAGGGAAGAGGGTCTCCAGCTAATAGCTGTTGAGGATACCAGCGAGTTTCCTCTATCCAATGAAGAGttatatgaaattgaaagcgTAACCGAGTTAGAACCAGCAGCCTCTATACAGAATCCTTTTCCATTGAGTAAGGAGGTGGTAGCTGCTCTACTTGAATATGATTTATGCATTCGGGCTGTAACTAGAAAAGGGAAACAACATAGGAAGGGTGGGGCCTCCttgaacaacaacaaaaagctTACCAAAGAAGTTAAAGCACTGCTAGGTAGCTGGGAAAGGGAAGCCCAAGCGgcaaaagataataataatccGGGCTTCGAGGGTGATCCATGTTAATTATCTCTTGGAATGTAAGGGGTATTAATGCTCGCCCCAAAAGAGCGGTTGTGAAAGAGCTGCTTGTGAAATTCAATCCTGATGTGGTAATTCTACAAGAAACTAAAGTAAGCATTGTCGATCGACAGTTGGTGAAGTCTGTTTTGAGTAGTCGGCTTGTTGGCTGGGCTTCCTTAGAGGCTTATGGTTCGTCGGGTGGTATTCTTATCTTGTGGAAAGAGGACTCAATCACGGTGGATGACTCAATTCAAGGGAAGTTCTCTGTTTCTATTCATTGTAAACTTAATGCTGGTTTCTGTGGATGGATAACAGGTGTTTACGACCCCTCTTCTTATAGACTTAGAGACCAATTCTGGATGGAGCTTTCTAGCTTATATGGCTTGTGCAACGATAACTGGTGTGTAGAGGGTGACTTCAATGTAGTCAGATGGTTAAATGAGAAGAGCTCTGGCACTCGTCCGACTAGAAGTATGCTTCGCTTTAACAGCCTGATTGAGGACTTGGATCTGGTGGATATTCCCTTCCGAAATGGTAGGTTCTCTTGGTCCCGATCAGGGATTAGGCCTGCTGCTTCAAAGCTCGATAGATTCCTTCTATCCAAGCCTTGGATGGAGTTCTTTAGAGAAGTAAGTGTGGAAAGACTTCCTCGTACCACATCGGATCACTTTCcgattcttttaaaaatgggGGCTCATTCCTGGGGTCCCACACcctttagatttgaaaatgcttGGCTGGATCAtcatcttttcttaaaaaatgttgagaaCTGGTGGGGCAGTTTGGATGTTGATGGCTGGCCTATATTCTCTTTCATGGAAAAGTTAAAAGGACTGAAAGCCATCCTAAAGAGTTGGAACAAGGAAACTTTTGGTAACATTTTCTCCCAAAAACAGGTGCTGATTGATAAGATTAACTCTTTTGACTCACTTGAAGAGTCAAGCTGCCTCAACGAGGAAAATGTGAAGGAAAGGGAAAATTGTAGAGGGGCTCTGCTTGATTTGATTGTGAAAGAGCAGAAGTTGTGGATTCAGAAGTCGAAGCTTCACTGGCTTAGAGAGGGGGAGGAGAACTCAAGCTTCTTCCAAAGATGAGTTTTGGCtcgtaaaagtaaaagtattaTTTCTTCCTTGGTTAGTATCGAAGGGAAGACTCTTGTCACAGAGAAAGAAATTGTGGATGAGATCCtcaacttttttcaattttatatggCACAAGGATCTCCTCGCCGTTTATTTGTGACGATCTTAATTGGAGAGGCCTTAGCTTACAGGATTCGAATTTACTTGAGGCTCCCTttaccaaaaaagaaattagagaagCTGTCTTTAAGTTAGGTTGTCTCAAGTCCCCTGGCCCTGATGGCATGACTGGagagttttataaaaagtCATGGAACATTCTGAAGTCCGACCTCGTAAGGGTGttccaagatttttttaaaaacggaGTTATTAATAGAAGATGTAACGAGACTTATATTTGCCTCatccccaaaaagaaagaggcgGGTCGTGTCAGTGACTTCAGACCAATTAGCTTGATTACCTCCTTGTATAAAGTTATCTCCAAGGTGCTTGCTTCAAGGCTTAAAAAAGTTCTTCCTTCGATAATTAATGACTCTCAAATGGCTTTTGGGGAGGGAAGGCAAATCCTTGATGCTATTCTAACTGCTTCCGAGGCTGTTGACGAATGGTCTTTAAGAGGCAAAAAAGGCGTGCTTTTGAAACTCGATCTGGAGAAAGCTTATGATAAGGTGGATTGGTCTTTTCTTGATATGGCCATGAAACTTAAAGGCTTTGGTAAGAGATGGAGGAAGTGGATTTGGGGATGCTTGTCGACAACTAATTTTTCCATCATTGTCAACAGTAGGCCTAGAGGAAAGATTATTGCTAAAAGGGGCATTCGTCAAGGTGATCCTCTtgccccttttctttttacgatAGTGGGAGATGCTCTAAGCTGCCTTATTCACTACTGTAATGAGAAAAGGAGTTTAAAAGGCTTTCATTTTGAGAACCTGTCAGAGGATTTAACCCATCTTCAATATGCAGACGACAcgcttcttttttcttcctggGAGGATGGAAATCTGGAGAATTGGTGGAAAGTGATTAATCTCTTCCTTATGGGAGCCGGTCTTTCCCTTAATAGAGCTAAAACCTCCCTGATCGGTATTAACCTTAGCAATGATGACTTAGCTCCTTTTAGTGAATCCACGGGATGCTCGGTTGATAGTCTTccctttaaatatttgagCTTTTCTATTGGAGGGGGtcataatagaaaagagatgTGGAACACTCTTGAAGAGTGATttagatataaatttgataGGTGGAGGAATGTATCCCTTTCCAAAGGGGGTAGACTAACTCTGGTGCAATCAGTTCTCAATAGCCTCCCTTGTTATCTTTTCTCCCTTGCTCAAGCTCCAGTTGGTTGTTTGGACAGGAGGGTCTACGAATCCAATTGCTCACCACGTCAAATGGGACTGCACTTCCACCCCAACTTGTTATGGTGGTCTTGGGATTGGCTCTTTCAGGCAAAAGAATATTGTTCTTCTCACTAAATGGTTTTGGAGGTTTAGTAAGGAAGAAACTTCATTATGGAGGCGTTTAATTGTGGCCATCTATGGTCTAGAGGAGAATGAGTGGTCTACCAAAGATCCAAACAGGGGAAAATCTTACAAATTATGGGCTGGTATTTTAAAGCATAAGGAgatattctttaatttttctgcTTTTATTTTGGGAGAAGGAACAAAAATCAGATTTTGGAAGGATAAATGGTGTGTCGCGGAAACACTTGCAGAAAAATTCCCTAACTTATTCTCTTTGGCGCTGAATAAGGACGTTTATGTGGCTGAATGCTGGTGTACTGCTACTCATTCTTGGAATTTGGACCTTAGAAGAAATATGCTCGATAACGAGATCGCCAATGCAACCTCAGCTTTAGAAATTCTTCATTCTTGGGCCCCCACTGAAAGGAATGATAGTCTTAAATGGATTCCTAACATGAATGGCAACTTCACTACGAAGTctacttttcttaatttaactAAGAGATCCCCCTCCATTGCTGTTCCTTTGATTCGTCATATTTGGAAGAATAAAATTCCGAAGAAGgtgaagtttttcttatggTCGCTTGCTTACAGAAGCCTCAACACCCATGAGaagctacaaaaaaaaagttcagaACACATTGCTTAGCCCCTCGATGTGTTGTCTTTGCTCTAAAGATGAGGAAACCTTGGATCATCTATTTCTACATTGTctctttacaaaaaaaacttggaaCACTCTGTTTGGTATTTTTGACTTGGAGCTTTGTCTTCCTAGTAAGATTGATAGCTGGATGATTGAAGGTCTCAATATTAGAGGTTATAGCCCAAAAGGAAACATCTTATGGAAATGTGCGACTCGCTCCCTTTTGTGGTGCatttagaaagaaaggaatagcagaatttttgaagatagatttaattcttttgattctttttggactgtggTTCAACACACAGCTTCTTGGTGGAGTACaaattacaccaaacacttttgtaattatagcctttctatgattttcaacaattggaaggccatCATTTCTTAGTTCCCTAGCTTATTCCGGGGAGGGCCCTCTTGTCCCTCGCCCTTAGGCtgttctgttttgttatatgaatatacttgtctcttataaaaaaaacaatgaatttgGTAAAACCAAATGGCAGATCATGGAGATAAGATGTCTTTCAATCATCTTACGTAAGGAAGTTGATGAAAGTAACATTAAACACAGTCTTTGGTCATAAAGTAccagaaattttttaatttcaatattacTAAAATGTAGGGTATTGATTTCTTCGGTTGCTGGGGTGGAGGGGAGGCTGTCAAAAGAATCTAAACTAGATGATATCTGAATCTTACCACGAAGCTTTCTACATCAGACGAAGaaactaatttcttttctattacTTGAGCTTCAAGAAATCCTGCCAAAAGTAATCTTCTGACCATGACAGTGGGctgcaaaaaataaaattacaaaaagttaTTACAATATCTATACCTGTATCAATACtcgaaatataaaaaactacAAGCTATTCAGTAATTACCTCATCTTTCTCAAATGCAACAGACTGTGGAGTCTTATGAATAAGGATTATCCCATCAGGCTGCAAAACTCTTAAGATCTCCTCGCACAACTGATCACTTGGAAAATCAGATCTACAAATAGAAATGATAACATCCATGGATGATGCTCCAAGTGGCAGCTTATCTATATCATAAAACAACAActatcaataacaaaaattatatcacAATAAGAGCCTATCAACTCCGCATATGCACAATGCCAAAAAACACATAAGGAGGAGGAGATGAGGAGGGAAATTAAGAGTTAATCATCATCCCATGTCGgcaaaactaacaaaataaaatgaaaagctGGCATTAACAGGGAAAAGATGCTGCAGATAACATTGAAAAGCCACTGGTCTGCATGCAAGCTCTAATAAACGGGCCAAGAAATCTTGGCTCTGAGGACACTGACAACTGACATTTATATTCAGCTATTCTTGATGTTTTGAACATCTAGTGAGGCTGACACCTTGATGCAGGACTCAAACTGAGACTTGTGGCTTTCTTGAACCATAAAATGCTTACTCCTTTGCGAAAATTCCCCGAGAATTAAAATCTCTATGCCTCAtctaataattagaaaaataatagtcATTTgcttaattctaaaaaattatttaagtttgaGTTGTGACGAATTATTCCGTGACTTCAAAAACATCGAAGGCAAAAATTTATAGTACAAATCTGTCCTATTAATGATAATACAAAGATACCCATTAAGAATTTTTGGTTATGTGAAAATTGCCGgggtgaattttttttctttttccaaactCTCATATGAGATATGACTATCATGTTAAGCAATACATTGTCAAACCAATCTAGGATTTGTAAAATGTTTTGAAGTCACTATTTGAGGCTTACGCCTCAAACCACCTCGAGGCTTACTCTGTGACACCAATTTACACCTTCAGCTTTCGAAATGAAAGACAAAATGCACAAGTCCGTTGAACTAGATATCAAAGAGTTGATTGCAGTGTTGAATAGAACAGGCCCTGAGAAGTCATAAAAAACTTACTGAGAGAAAAGGCTTGAGTGATTATTTGTGAATCACAATTTCCAACATATTCATTCCCAAGATCTTGTAAAACATTAACAACGATGCTGGTAGCCAGAACAGTGTCATCTGTAATTGTCAGCACACTCTTCATAGTGGTATCCTACAATAACAAAGTTATGCACTTCAATTCACATACAGGAATAGGTGGGTCAAATTAAGACATGAATGAATGGTGAATCCCATTACTTTGCAGCAGAAACAAGGAACAGAAAACAATTAGAAAGCGAGCTTTATCGGAAACATCAATAGATTATACTGCCAGAAAGAACagcaacaataaaaaaataatttcagtGAATAtactaaattgaaaaactcTAAGAACTTGTAATTTGTCAGTGAAAAAAGACCTATTTATGCTCTCTCTATGTTGCAAGACCAAGAAAATGCTCAACCATTCTCTACTATGATTTTGCTCAATCATTCTCAAACTGTGGTTTGCCTCATGTAAttgaatttgtgtttgttctattttttccATGATGTTTTTTGAGAGGGAAAAATGAGGTCAAGTGTAAACAATTAGTTTGTCTGAATTTTGTTCatcaattcaataataaaatgcTATGCAGTTTgtgttctaaaaaaatatgattttactcctaattttttttataagagaatttcattgatgtgtgaaattacaaaaaggaGGGGAAAGAGGCCCTGAACCAAAGGATTACAAAAGAGATCTCCAATTGGTCAATATTGaatcaaaactataaaaacTGAAATGCATAGATAGTTACACCAAGAGATGGCAATATTGAACACGTGGTCAAGAAAGACATCGAAGTGTTGGGCTTTggtattgaaaattttcctttggGAGCTTGCTCATAAGGCTGTCCTCGCCTTTGACAAGCTACAGCGTTGTGTCCCATCAAGGATCGCTTTCTCCCTACAGGTGATCCCTTTGTAAGAATGACACAGATAACCAAAATcatcttttcatgttttgcAGTTTCTCCAAGAACTTCTGGAACCACATTCTTCAAGCCTTCAACCGGTGTGTGGTCTTTCCAGAGAACATTACTCATTTTGctcctaatttattttatcccAAAGTAGCTAAGTGTTTTCTTGTCTTTCCCATTAATCCTTAATTCTATTCACTTTCAAGAAACATGTGGAGTCGGTATAGAAGTATGGAAGGATTCTAGAAAGGGATAGTCTCAGACCCACCTTGAGAAATTTGCAAAAgcaacacaaacaagaaaattgaaaagtggATTACcacaatttcttttgttgaaagaaGATGTAAACTCATAGATACAAGTATTACTTTCTTTCAGCCTTCTCCTTCTATTTGAGATTGTCAAAGTTTTTACAGTTTTATTTCTCAGTCTCCATACATCAACAGGATTTCCTAGCTTTGGAGATCTCCCTTGGAAGAGATGACTCTTAGGAAGCACGGACACTGACACACAACCCATCACGGCGATACATCTAATTTCTAGAAAAGTAGGACACGACacgttataatttttttatattttaaaataatatatgcgATAATACTTGTAGATAAGTTACTCGTATGTTAGAACATAGCAATACTTCtttcaaacataaataaaaagtacatTAGTTGTTGAGTTCATGAAGAAGTTCAAAACtacaatacaaatacaaaatccTAAATAGAGATCTCACTCTCATcgaaaacaaaatgtaaaaacgTAGATGACTGAATACTGTTGATAAGGATAGATGATGAGGAAGATGCCATCtagtataaaaaatagaacgaattcattaaaaaatgttctcgaaacaaaaacactaaaatacACCTTTCCAAAGAACGAAAGAGCGCACCATATCTCTCAAATCTGATTAAATCATACCAAAAATTATAGATAATATTCCAAAAAATTCACAATGTACAAATTCcacattaaataaataaaattttataaaaaaatgcacCACAAAAGCACAAGCCTAAATCATgtttcatataaatttaacatcTCCGTTGGGACTGCATGTTAATATGAagtaatgaataaaaaaaacatatacatGTTTGTTCTCTGTCAAACCAGTTGAAAGATTCCTCAAACAATAGTACacgaaaaagagaaaaaaagggggGAGGGGGAACCTTTAAACCGAGAAAAGTAACCAAAACGGAGGACAAGCGAAG of the Cucumis sativus cultivar 9930 chromosome 3, Cucumber_9930_V3, whole genome shotgun sequence genome contains:
- the LOC101202864 gene encoding large ribosomal RNA subunit accumulation protein YCED homolog 2, chloroplastic — translated: MAEAGHLVTTARNINSISSSFNKAAPKPSTQTFKIKASSKRNDISLRSNKTTRRLITISTAGSRWQGKWTCDYLLSLRDLNLEDLVEDENKNAHVFINLCIEKHASFGFTVDGRINTSFTRKCCACSSPYCREINANFNVLVLSSNRANREIHLPDIGGDDPSVIYVKPGLEADLDSLVRDTIRLTTSTKDTCSEMCEKSQPTVQYIGAQNAASIDKRWSRLLELRKSNS
- the LOC101207191 gene encoding anamorsin homolog, whose amino-acid sequence is MKSVLTITDDTVLATSIVVNVLQDLGNEYVGNCDSQIITQAFSLNKLPLGASSMDVIISICRSDFPSDQLCEEILRVLQPDGIILIHKTPQSVAFEKDEPTVMVRRLLLAGFLEAQVIEKKLVSSSDVESFVIRAKRPSWKIGSSFAIKKPAKILPKIQLDDDSDLIDEDSLLTAEDLKKPQLPVGDCEVSSTRKACKNCTCGRAEAEEKVEKLGLTSDLLENPQSACGNCGLGDAFRCSTCPYKGLPAFKLGEKVSLSGNFLAADI